One genomic region from Stackebrandtia nassauensis DSM 44728 encodes:
- a CDS encoding glycoside hydrolase family 6 protein yields MSQLRRYWTRFAVMLLSIGAVLVSGSTASAIPADGPAVQARVDNPYAGARPYVNPEWSAKAAAEPGGSAIADQPTGVWLDRIAAIEGAGSAMGLRDHLDAALAQDANLVQLVVYDLPGRDCSALASNGELAPDEIGRYRDEFIDPIAAILADPAYAGLRIVTVVEIDSLPNLVTNVSPRPTATPECDVMAANGNYVNGIGYALRQFGAIDNVYNYLDVGHHGWLGWDDNFAPGARKLLEGAQASGSVDNVHGFITNTANYGALKEPYFTINDTVNGQTVRQAKWIDWNRYVDELSYAQAFRAELVRIGFNSDIGMLIDTGRNGWGGSARPAGPGPTTSVDAYVDGGRLDRRIHLGNWCNQSGAGLGERPTAAPESGIDAYVWMKPPGESDGSSKEIPNDEGKGFDRMCDPTYEGNIRNGFNPPGSLPDAPLSGHWFGAQFRELLANAHPPLT; encoded by the coding sequence ATGTCCCAACTCAGACGTTATTGGACGCGGTTCGCCGTGATGTTGTTGTCGATCGGGGCGGTGCTGGTGTCTGGTTCTACGGCCAGCGCTATCCCTGCCGACGGCCCGGCAGTTCAGGCTCGCGTCGACAACCCGTATGCGGGGGCTCGGCCTTACGTAAATCCGGAATGGTCGGCCAAAGCGGCCGCCGAGCCCGGTGGCAGCGCCATCGCGGACCAGCCGACCGGCGTGTGGCTGGACCGCATCGCCGCCATCGAGGGCGCGGGCAGTGCCATGGGCCTGCGCGATCACCTGGACGCGGCCCTCGCCCAGGACGCGAACCTGGTGCAGCTGGTCGTGTACGACCTTCCTGGACGCGACTGTTCCGCACTGGCTTCGAACGGAGAACTCGCTCCCGACGAGATCGGCAGGTACCGCGACGAGTTCATCGATCCGATCGCGGCGATTCTCGCCGACCCGGCCTACGCGGGGTTGCGCATCGTGACCGTTGTGGAGATCGATTCGCTGCCCAACCTCGTGACGAATGTCAGCCCGCGTCCCACGGCGACGCCGGAATGCGATGTGATGGCCGCGAACGGCAATTACGTCAACGGCATCGGTTACGCGCTGCGGCAGTTCGGCGCGATCGACAACGTCTACAACTACCTGGATGTCGGCCATCACGGTTGGCTGGGTTGGGATGACAACTTCGCGCCCGGTGCACGGAAGTTGCTGGAGGGCGCTCAGGCTTCCGGCAGCGTGGACAATGTCCACGGGTTCATCACCAACACCGCCAACTACGGTGCCCTCAAGGAGCCGTACTTCACGATCAATGACACCGTGAACGGCCAGACCGTGCGCCAGGCGAAGTGGATCGACTGGAACCGTTACGTGGACGAGCTGTCCTACGCGCAGGCGTTCCGCGCCGAACTGGTCCGGATCGGCTTCAACTCGGATATCGGCATGTTGATCGACACCGGCCGTAACGGCTGGGGTGGTTCCGCGCGTCCGGCCGGGCCTGGCCCGACTACTTCGGTGGACGCTTATGTCGATGGTGGACGCCTCGATCGCAGGATCCACCTCGGTAACTGGTGCAACCAGTCCGGGGCCGGGCTGGGGGAGCGTCCTACCGCCGCTCCCGAGTCGGGGATCGACGCTTATGTGTGGATGAAACCGCCGGGCGAGTCCGACGGTTCCAGCAAGGAGATCCCCAACGACGAGGGCAAGGGCTTTGACCGGATGTGCGATCCGACTTATGAGGGGAACATCCGCAATGGGTTCAACCCGCCCGGATCGCTTCCCGACGCCCCGCTGTCGGGGCACTGGTTCGGCGCGCAGTTCCGTGAGCTGCTGGCCAACGCCCATCCGCCGCTGACCTGA
- a CDS encoding lytic polysaccharide monooxygenase auxiliary activity family 9 protein, translated as MPRSPNPPVLRSLLAAAAAILVATGVTLFATVTPASAHGVTMMPGSRTYLCYLDGLTDTGEIKPDNPACADAVADGGATPLYNWFAVLDSNAAGRNVGYVPDGTICSAGDKSPYDFAAYNQARADWPITHLTSGASIQVRHSNWAAHPGAFHMYITKPGWDPTRPLAWSDLEPFWSATDPPQSGGPGGFNYYHWNVDLPQRSGQHLIFTQWVRSDSAENFFSCADVVFDGGNGEVTGIDAEVDSVTAMSWTASGHDHAGTGDAAAATPTPAQGSLWTSLWPVGAIIAFALIAALVANIRARRHRQA; from the coding sequence ATGCCGCGCTCCCCCAACCCGCCCGTACTCCGCTCCCTGCTGGCCGCAGCCGCCGCGATCCTCGTCGCCACCGGCGTCACCCTGTTCGCGACCGTCACCCCGGCCAGCGCCCACGGCGTCACGATGATGCCCGGCAGCCGCACCTACCTGTGCTATCTGGACGGACTCACCGACACCGGCGAGATCAAACCCGACAACCCCGCCTGCGCCGACGCGGTCGCCGACGGCGGGGCCACACCCCTGTACAACTGGTTCGCCGTGCTGGACTCCAACGCGGCCGGTCGCAACGTGGGCTACGTCCCCGACGGCACGATCTGCAGTGCCGGTGACAAGTCCCCGTACGACTTCGCCGCCTACAACCAGGCCCGCGCCGACTGGCCAATCACCCACCTGACCTCGGGCGCGAGCATCCAGGTGCGGCACAGCAACTGGGCCGCCCACCCCGGCGCCTTCCACATGTACATCACCAAACCCGGCTGGGACCCCACCCGCCCGCTGGCCTGGAGCGATCTGGAGCCGTTCTGGAGTGCCACCGACCCGCCCCAGTCGGGCGGGCCCGGTGGTTTCAACTACTACCACTGGAACGTCGATCTGCCGCAACGCAGCGGACAGCACCTGATCTTCACCCAGTGGGTGCGTTCCGACAGTGCCGAGAACTTCTTCAGCTGCGCCGACGTGGTCTTCGACGGCGGCAACGGGGAGGTCACAGGCATCGACGCCGAGGTCGACTCGGTCACCGCCATGTCGTGGACGGCGTCCGGTCACGACCACGCCGGGACCGGTGACGCGGCCGCCGCGACGCCCACACCGGCGCAAGGTTCCCTGTGGACCTCACTGTGGCCGGTCGGCGCGATCATCGCGTTCGCGCTGATTGCCGCGCTGGTAGCCAACATCCGCGCTCGACGGCACCGCCAAGCCTGA
- a CDS encoding zinc-binding dehydrogenase → MRAIVLTAFGPAENLSYVHMDDPEPAAGQVRIDVKAVPVQLLETRLRAGIPLGLHPLPRLPQVPGGSVAGVVEAVGPQVDETWIGTRVAASIDEGGNAELALADTSQLYVLPEGVDFADATVMLSTGPTTLAILELAALGPEDVVLVTAASGAIGGLLTQRARRIGATVIGLASRGKPVNADLVVDYTDPDWAEQVRDRGVTVVLEGVGGATAEAALGLLVPGGRAVSFGAASGEFARSVRDDITHQSLFETSWMEVFADPEGSRELVSRSLAALADGSFTPAIQPFPLADAAEAHEALEARRTSGQVVLIP, encoded by the coding sequence ATGCGCGCCATCGTCCTCACGGCATTCGGGCCCGCCGAGAACCTGTCGTATGTCCACATGGACGACCCGGAACCGGCGGCCGGACAGGTCCGCATCGATGTGAAGGCCGTGCCGGTGCAGTTGCTGGAGACCCGGCTGCGCGCCGGGATTCCGCTGGGCCTGCACCCACTGCCGCGACTGCCGCAGGTGCCGGGCGGCAGCGTGGCCGGGGTGGTCGAGGCGGTGGGGCCGCAGGTGGACGAGACCTGGATCGGCACCCGGGTGGCGGCCAGTATCGACGAGGGCGGCAACGCCGAGCTGGCGCTGGCGGACACCTCGCAGCTGTACGTGCTGCCCGAGGGCGTCGACTTCGCCGATGCCACGGTGATGCTGTCCACCGGTCCGACGACGCTGGCGATCCTGGAGCTGGCCGCGCTGGGACCTGAGGACGTGGTGCTGGTGACCGCCGCGTCGGGGGCCATCGGCGGGCTGTTGACCCAGCGGGCGCGGCGGATCGGGGCGACCGTCATCGGGCTGGCCTCGCGGGGCAAGCCGGTGAACGCGGACCTCGTCGTCGACTACACCGACCCGGATTGGGCGGAGCAGGTGCGCGACCGGGGTGTCACCGTGGTGTTGGAGGGCGTGGGCGGCGCGACCGCCGAGGCGGCCCTGGGCCTGCTGGTGCCGGGTGGCCGGGCGGTGTCCTTCGGTGCGGCCTCGGGCGAGTTCGCCAGGTCGGTGCGGGACGACATCACGCATCAGTCGCTGTTCGAGACGTCCTGGATGGAGGTGTTCGCCGACCCCGAGGGCTCGCGGGAGCTGGTGTCCCGCAGCCTGGCCGCGCTGGCCGACGGCAGTTTCACCCCGGCGATACAGCCGTTTCCGCTCGCCGACGCGGCCGAGGCGCACGAGGCGTTGGAGGCGCGCCGTACCAGCGGTCAGGTCGTGCTGATTCCCTGA
- a CDS encoding DNA-3-methyladenine glycosylase family protein has translation MTTINPAGPFNLATSTRFLEGFAPAAYEGAGDEVLRLAFPADDGKAVAGAALRQETDGTVRVEITGAADAEAVGAQVRRIMSLDIDGTGYPAVVASDPIVKGLSEQYPGLRPVCFHSPYEAAAWAVIGHRIRITQAAGIKAAMAARLGETVTVAGRPVAAFPTPEVLAEVGEFPGLTDVKIARLRGIAEAALAGELDAKRLRDMASADALEQLQGIAGIGPFSAELILIRGAGHPDVFPRTETRLHRTMTQLYRREEPSAAELADIAADWAPFRSWVGVLLRVHREAVTGEIARGRAARA, from the coding sequence ATGACGACGATCAACCCGGCCGGGCCGTTCAACCTGGCCACCAGCACCCGGTTCCTGGAGGGGTTCGCACCCGCCGCCTATGAGGGCGCGGGCGACGAGGTGCTGCGACTGGCCTTCCCCGCCGACGACGGCAAGGCCGTCGCCGGGGCCGCGCTGCGGCAGGAGACCGACGGGACGGTGCGGGTCGAGATCACTGGCGCGGCCGACGCGGAGGCGGTTGGCGCGCAGGTGCGGCGGATCATGTCGCTGGACATCGACGGCACCGGCTACCCGGCGGTCGTGGCGAGCGATCCGATCGTGAAAGGACTGTCCGAACAGTATCCGGGACTGCGACCGGTGTGCTTCCACTCGCCGTACGAGGCCGCCGCCTGGGCCGTGATCGGGCACCGCATTCGCATCACGCAGGCGGCGGGCATCAAGGCGGCCATGGCGGCCAGACTCGGGGAGACCGTGACGGTCGCCGGACGGCCGGTCGCGGCGTTTCCGACGCCGGAGGTGCTGGCCGAGGTGGGGGAGTTTCCGGGACTGACTGACGTCAAGATCGCGCGGCTGCGCGGGATCGCCGAGGCCGCGCTGGCCGGGGAGCTGGACGCGAAACGGTTGCGGGACATGGCCAGTGCCGACGCGTTGGAGCAGTTGCAGGGCATCGCGGGGATTGGACCGTTCTCGGCGGAGCTGATCCTGATTCGCGGGGCGGGACATCCGGATGTGTTTCCCCGCACCGAGACCCGGCTGCATCGCACCATGACGCAGCTGTACCGGCGCGAGGAGCCGAGTGCGGCGGAGCTGGCGGACATCGCGGCGGACTGGGCACCGTTTCGCAGCTGGGTGGGAGTGCTGCTGCGCGTCCACCGGGAAGCGGTCACCGGTGAGATCGCGCGAGGACGCGCCGCCCGAGCGTGA